Proteins found in one Mycoplasmopsis bovigenitalium genomic segment:
- a CDS encoding 5'-3' exonuclease, whose product MNKLLLIDGNFMMFQSFYASYYPEKAITMKDDNNRNTNAVHVFFMSLFNLINFVKPTHIFIAFDAHGKTKRHELYSEYKAGRKQTPIEIFDQFIITKEILDSLNITWFEKVGDEGDDIIATVANQNKNIKKIIYSRDQDLLQLVDNNTSVLHKSGAGFIYYSPWNFEQKFKIKPHLIPDFKGLAGDKSDNIKGVIGIGEIGATKLINKYGSIENIYQNINNINGSIKNKLIKGKNDAMFCKHLATLNKNIEIDFDFNDFSVANIAFKNGFVKMSEFKLNSVIKKWKKLTSES is encoded by the coding sequence ATGAATAAATTATTATTAATAGATGGGAATTTTATGATGTTTCAATCATTTTATGCGTCATATTATCCCGAAAAAGCAATAACTATGAAAGATGATAATAATCGCAACACAAATGCTGTTCATGTGTTTTTTATGTCGCTTTTTAATTTAATAAATTTTGTTAAGCCAACACATATTTTTATTGCATTTGATGCTCATGGAAAAACCAAGCGTCATGAACTTTATTCAGAATACAAAGCAGGTAGAAAACAAACTCCAATTGAAATATTTGACCAATTCATTATTACTAAAGAAATATTAGATTCACTAAATATTACTTGATTTGAAAAGGTTGGTGACGAGGGTGATGATATTATCGCAACTGTCGCTAACCAAAACAAAAATATTAAAAAAATAATTTATTCAAGAGACCAAGACCTTTTACAACTTGTAGACAACAACACATCAGTTTTACATAAGTCGGGCGCAGGATTTATTTATTATAGTCCGTGAAATTTTGAACAAAAATTCAAAATAAAACCCCATTTAATTCCAGATTTCAAAGGACTCGCGGGCGACAAATCTGACAATATTAAAGGTGTAATTGGAATAGGAGAAATTGGGGCAACTAAATTAATAAATAAATATGGAAGCATTGAAAATATTTATCAAAACATCAATAATATTAATGGCTCAATCAAAAATAAATTAATTAAAGGTAAAAACGACGCAATGTTTTGCAAACATTTAGCCACATTGAATAAAAACATAGAAATTGATTTTGATTTTAATGATTTTTCAGTTGCTAATATTGCTTTTAAAAATGGCTTTGTCAAAATGAGTGAATTTAAACTTAATTCAGTAATTAAAAAATGGAAGAAATTAACTAGTGAATCATAA
- a CDS encoding lipoprotein 17-related variable surface protein, giving the protein MKKKIGFLLSSCMSVSALPLFAAACKNEQANGGKQEEIDVNTLFKISLPKNTEKKPSELKPEDIVVEILNNDINVEIQKVEFKEGKGVLVSYLATNSKTNKIVDEKTITLEVTTKKDQVETKEDKKYANLITISVDENTKQKTADKVTKEDIKLEVAQGENFKAEVIGVNVQKNNRTVIDVKIKITDNQTSKEITKTLEGFVQALPEKILKGYEVFKDIAIVNDDKAYDWLKNATDGTKIYYDFRKQKFFTGLKEKDKPENPEIFAILETKEAPDWGIETSTPDARQDDNSFKGTALLVKQDTKIGIKFRISQWNNKIKKATYFDEVATSNLITIDRITQNDLNKIASEVVFDYPDKESVLVNNVEQSKITNNIKENYTIEISAIQKVLEQNKLVVNYKVKYSKDGREVESDIQTKEILGFKVDDFSSMFVGLEFTVESKETKLPSEVKNEEIKAVDSDLKEFKFADNITKEVKIKENSADDYRGLLTVVFKATRNSDNSVFEKEYNIDGLKTKNINLDEVIQNFGDLKIKNEINKSETYASAISKSDFIFGDYDKDLVSILISSMKVSESDSTKLIVTLQFSDKTKESNTKTKEYEITGFKKIDTPTNRNIHLNALAMQGTLFAFEDTSKNREEILAYLKNTNNKLKKMLKIDHSFVKGIDKEFYKGKNVKFITLNESLEDKKVVVNTNGTSSKRNIGYNSEKNLGIKIELEDNKVVLKFRLDTKKTEKGDTVIDENGQVFTQVLFTIQ; this is encoded by the coding sequence ATGAAGAAAAAAATAGGGTTCTTACTAAGTTCGTGCATGTCAGTTTCGGCTTTGCCACTTTTTGCTGCTGCATGTAAAAATGAGCAAGCAAATGGAGGCAAACAAGAAGAAATTGATGTAAACACACTATTTAAAATTTCGCTGCCTAAAAACACTGAGAAAAAACCAAGTGAATTAAAACCCGAAGATATTGTTGTTGAAATCTTAAACAATGATATTAATGTAGAAATTCAAAAAGTTGAATTTAAAGAGGGCAAAGGTGTCTTAGTATCTTATTTAGCAACCAACTCAAAAACAAATAAGATAGTAGATGAAAAAACAATAACTCTTGAGGTCACTACTAAAAAAGACCAAGTAGAAACTAAAGAAGATAAAAAATATGCCAATTTAATAACCATTAGTGTCGATGAAAATACAAAACAAAAAACTGCTGATAAAGTTACTAAAGAAGATATCAAGTTAGAAGTTGCACAAGGTGAAAACTTTAAAGCAGAAGTCATTGGTGTTAATGTACAAAAAAATAATAGAACAGTCATTGATGTAAAAATCAAAATAACAGATAATCAGACATCAAAAGAAATAACCAAAACTCTTGAAGGATTCGTGCAGGCATTGCCAGAAAAAATACTAAAAGGATACGAAGTTTTTAAAGATATAGCAATAGTAAATGACGATAAAGCCTATGATTGATTAAAAAATGCTACTGATGGCACAAAAATTTATTATGACTTTAGAAAACAAAAATTTTTTACTGGGTTAAAAGAAAAAGATAAACCTGAAAATCCAGAAATTTTTGCTATTTTAGAAACAAAAGAAGCTCCTGACTGAGGTATTGAAACCTCAACTCCTGATGCTAGACAAGATGATAATAGTTTTAAAGGAACTGCTTTATTAGTAAAACAAGACACAAAGATCGGAATAAAATTTAGAATCAGTCAATGAAATAATAAAATTAAAAAAGCAACATACTTTGATGAAGTTGCAACGTCAAACCTAATTACTATTGATAGAATAACTCAAAATGATCTTAATAAAATTGCAAGCGAAGTTGTATTTGACTACCCGGATAAAGAAAGTGTTTTAGTTAATAATGTAGAACAATCAAAAATAACTAATAATATCAAAGAAAACTACACTATTGAAATATCTGCAATACAAAAAGTTCTGGAACAAAACAAATTAGTTGTAAACTATAAAGTTAAATATTCTAAGGATGGCAGAGAAGTAGAAAGTGATATTCAAACAAAAGAAATATTAGGTTTTAAAGTGGATGATTTTTCAAGCATGTTCGTAGGTCTAGAATTCACTGTAGAATCAAAAGAAACTAAATTACCATCTGAGGTAAAAAATGAAGAAATTAAAGCAGTTGATAGTGATTTAAAAGAATTTAAGTTTGCTGATAATATAACAAAAGAAGTTAAAATTAAAGAAAATTCAGCTGATGATTATAGAGGATTATTAACTGTTGTTTTTAAAGCAACCAGAAACTCTGATAATAGTGTGTTTGAAAAAGAGTACAACATTGACGGATTAAAGACCAAAAATATAAATCTTGATGAAGTGATTCAAAATTTTGGTGATCTAAAGATTAAAAATGAAATAAATAAATCTGAAACATATGCTTCAGCAATTTCAAAAAGTGATTTTATATTTGGCGATTATGACAAAGATTTAGTTTCTATACTAATTAGCTCAATGAAAGTTAGTGAGTCGGATTCAACAAAATTAATTGTTACATTACAATTTAGCGATAAAACCAAAGAAAGCAATACTAAGACAAAAGAATATGAAATAACAGGATTTAAAAAAATAGATACACCAACAAACAGAAATATCCACTTAAATGCATTGGCGATGCAAGGGACATTATTTGCTTTTGAAGATACATCAAAAAACCGTGAAGAAATATTAGCCTACTTAAAAAATACAAATAATAAGCTTAAGAAAATGCTTAAAATTGATCATAGTTTTGTAAAAGGGATAGATAAAGAATTTTATAAAGGAAAAAATGTTAAATTTATTACTTTGAATGAATCCCTTGAAGATAAAAAGGTAGTTGTTAACACAAATGGAACAAGCTCTAAAAGAAACATTGGATATAATTCAGAGAAAAATTTGGGCATCAAGATAGAATTAGAAGACAATAAAGTTGTTCTTAAGTTTAGACTAGATACTAAAAAAACCGAAAAAGGTGATACAGTTATTGATGAAAATGGCCAAGTATTCACTCAAGTTTTATTCACTATTCAATAA